A single genomic interval of Vulpes vulpes isolate BD-2025 chromosome 3, VulVul3, whole genome shotgun sequence harbors:
- the DIRAS3 gene encoding GTP-binding protein Di-Ras3, which translates to MGNQCFGFRTRLLQRLRPLPALLVVRGAPPQGQGRDYHVAVLGAAGLAKGALVRRWVRGGFQDACLAGAEGADEGAKGAEGADQGADQGADEGARDTPAAGPPCAPRAPRAPRAPRARRALLRRLAAGAPAFPPAGAASEQQILEELQPFYELLCKVKGRNVRQYPIVLVLGSRGEQGRWELTIREGVACVEWDCAFLETSAAMGVGVQELLHALRRHERRPGPAAPPAPPAPPARRGARPRLAKAAEKLLGHCLVL; encoded by the coding sequence ATGGGCAACCAGTGCTTCGGCTTCCGGACGCGGCTGCTGCAGCGCCTGCGGCCCCTGCCCGCCCTCCTGGTGGTGCGCGGCGCCCCCccgcagggccagggcagggacTACCACGTCGCGGTGCTCGGCGCCGCCGGCCTGGCCAAGGGCGCGCTGGTGCGGAGGTGGGTGCGCGGCGGCTTCCAGGACGCGTGCCTGGCGGGGGCCGAGGGGGCCGACGAGGGGGCCAAGGGGGCCGAGGGGGCCGACCAGGGGGCCGACCAGGGGGCCGACGAGGGTGCCCGGGACACCCCGGCCGCCGGcccgccctgcgccccccgcgcgccccgcgccccccgcgccccccgcgcccgccgcgccctgCTGCGCCGCCTGGCTGCCGGGGCGCCCGCCTTCCCGCCCGCCGGCGCGGCCTCGGAGCAGCAGATCCTGGAGGAGCTGCAGCCCTTCTACGAGCTGCTGTGCAAGGTCAAGGGCCGGAACGTGCGCCAGTACCCGATCGTGCTGGTGCTGGGCAGCCGCGGCGAGCAGGGCCGCTGGGAGCTGACGATCCGCGAGGGCGTCGCCTGCGTCGAGTGGGACTGCGCCTTCCTGGAGACCTCGGCCGCCATGGGCGTGGGGGTGCAGGAGCTGCTGCACGCGCTGCGGCGCCACGAGCgcaggcccggccccgccgccccgcccgccccgcccgccccgcccgcccgccgcggcgCGCGCCCCCGGCTCGCCAAGGCCGCCGAGAAGCTGCTGGGCCACTGCCTGGTCCTGTGA